A single window of Athene noctua chromosome 1, bAthNoc1.hap1.1, whole genome shotgun sequence DNA harbors:
- the CHD4 gene encoding chromodomain-helicase-DNA-binding protein 4 isoform X5, translated as MASGIGSPSPCSAGSDDDEMEILLNNTIPQHPEPEEEPEEELLSEAETPKIKKKKKPKKLKEPKVPKLSKRQKKELGDSSGEGNEFVEEEEEVLRSDSEGSDYTPGKKKKKKLGPKKEKKNKAKRKEEEEEEEEDDDSKEPKSSAQLLEDWGMEDIDHIFTEEDYRTLTNYKAFSQFVRPLIAAKNPKIAVSKMMMVLGAKWREFSTNNPFKGSSGASVAAAAAAAVAVVESMVTNVDAVLPQPPVDVPLRKAKTKEGKGPNARRKPKASPRIPDIKKPKTKKVAPLKIKLGGFGSKRKRSSSEDDDLDVESDFDDASINSYSVSDGSTSRSSRSRKKLKAGKKKKKGEEDSTVAVDGYETDHQDYCEVCQQGGEIILCDTCPRAYHMVCLDPDMEKAPEGKWSCPHCEKEGIQWEAKEDNSEGEEILEDVVGDAEEEDDHHMEFCRVCKDGGELLCCDACPSSYHIHCLNPPLPEIPNGEWLCPRCTCPALKGKVQKILIWKWGQPPVGPPPPRPPDADPNAPPPKPLEGRPERQFFVKWQGMSYWHCSWVSELQLELHCQVMFRNYQRKNDMDEPPSGDFGGEEEKSRKRKNKDPKYAEMEERFYRYGIKPEWMMIHRILNHSVDKKGNVHYLIKWRDLPYDQASWESEDVDIQDYDLYKQAYWNHRELMRGEEGRPGKKLKKVKMRKLERPPETPTVDPTVKYDRQPEYLDVTGGTLHPYQLEGLNWLRFSWAQGTDTILADEMGLGKTVQTAVFLYSLYKEGHSKGPFLVSAPLSTIINWEREFEMWAPDMYVVTYVGDKDSRAIIRENEFTFEDNAIRGGKKASRMKKEAAVKFHVLLTSYELITIDMAILGSIDWACLIVDEAHRLKNNQSKFFRVLNGYSLQHKLLLTGTPLQNNLEELFHLLNFLTPERFHNLEGFLEEFADIAKEDQIKKLHDMLGPHMLRRLKADVFKNMPSKTELIVRVELSPMQKKYYKYILTRNFEALNARGGGNQVSLLNVVMDLKKCCNHPYLFPVAAMEAPKMPNGMYDGSALIRASGKLLLLQKMLKNLKEGGHRVLIFSQMTKMLDLLEDFLEHEGYKYERIDGGITGNMRQEAIDRFNAPGAQQFCFLLSTRAGGLGINLATADTVIIYDSDWNPHNDIQAFSRAHRIGQNKKVMIYRFVTRASVEERITQVAKKKMMLTHLVVRPGLGSKTGSMSKQELDDILKFGTEELFKDEATEGGDNKEGEDSSVIHYDDKAIERLLDRNQDETEDTELQGMNEYLSSFKVAQYVVREEEMGEEEEVEREIIKQEESVDPDYWEKLLRHHYEQQQEDLARNLGKGKRIRKQVNYNDGSQEDRDWQDDQSDNQSDYSVASEEGDEDFDERSEAARRPSRKGLRNDKDKPLPPLLARVGGNIEVLGFNARQRKAFLNAIMRYGMPPQDAFTTQWLVRDLRGKSEKEFKAYVSLFMRHLCEPGADGAETFADGVPREGLSRQHVLTRIGVMSLIRKKVQEFEHVNGRWSMPELAEIEENKKLSQPSSPSPKTPTPSTPGDTQPNTPAPVPPPEEGVKVEEGASAKEQGEPSEPEKELSAAATETEVAMEQCAQPVETPPQEAKSPVNPTEADEKKVEEPEVKERPDEPMEVESKADVEKVEDRAPIENPPEPPIITLDEKDEKKEDDKRDVVMLQNGEMLKESVDERHKKAVKQRFMFNIADGGFTELHSLWQNEERAATVTKKTYEIWHRRHDYWLLAGIINHGYARWQDIQNDPRYAILNEPFKGEMNRGNFLEIKNKFLARRFKLLEQALVIEEQLRRAAYLNMSEDPSHPSMALNTRFAEVECLAESHQHLSKESMAGNKPANAVLHKVLKQLEELLSDMKADVTRLPATIARIPPVAVRLQMSERNILSRLANRSSEPPPPPPPQQVAQQQ; from the exons CCAAGAACCCTAAAATAGCAGTGTCGAAGATGATGATGGTGCTGGGAGCTAAATGGAGGGAGTTTAGCACAAACAACCCCTTCAAGGGAAGTTCAGGTGCATCTGTGGCAGCTGCTGCCGCTGCGGCTGTTGCAGTAGTGGAGAGTATGGTGACAAATGTGGATGCTGTCCTGCCACAGCCCCCTGTAGATGTGCCGCTCAGGAAAGCCAAGACAAAGGAGGGCAAAG GACCCAATGCCCGGCGGAAGCCAAAGGCCAGTCCTCGTATTCCTGATATCAAGAAACCTAAAACAAAGAAGGTAGCACCTTTGAAAATCAAACTGGGAGGATTTGGTTCCAAGCGTAAAAGATCATCA AGTGAAGACGATGATCTGGATGTGGAGTCAGACTTTGATGATGCCAGCATCAACAGCTACTCTGTTTCAGATGGATCTACAAGCCGTAGTAGCCGCAGTCGCAAAAAACTCaaagctgggaaaaagaaaaagaaag GTGAGGAGGATTCCACAGTGGCTGTGGATGGCTATGAGACTGATCACCAGGACTACTGTGAGGTgtgccagcagggaggagaaatTATACTGTGTGATACCTGCCCTCGTGCCTACCACATGGTTTGCCTGGACCCAGACATGGAGAAAGCCCCAGAGGGCAAATGGAGTTGCCCGCACTGT GAAAAAGAGGGCATCCAGTGGGAGGCAAAGGAGGATAACTCTGAAGGGGAGGAAATCCTGGAGGATGTTGTGGGAGATGCCGAGGAGGAGGATGACCACCATATGGAGTTCTGTAGAGTCTGCAAGGATGGAGGAGAGTTGCTGTGCTGTGATGCTTGTCCTTCGTCCTATCACATCCACTGTCTGAATCCGCCATTGCCAGAGATTCCCAACGGAGAGTGGCTGTGTCCTCGCTGCACT TGCCCAGCTTTGAAAGGAAAAGTGCAGAAGATCTTGATCTGGAAATGGGGTCAGCCCCCAGTTGGCCCCCCTCCACCACGTCCACCTGATGCAGACCCTAATGCACCTCCCCCTAAGCCTCTAGAGGGTCGGCCTGAAAGGCAGTTCTTTGTTAAATGGCAGGGCATGTCCTACTGGCACTGCTCTTGGGTGTCAGAGTTGCAG CTGGAGCTGCACTGCCAGGTCATGTTTCGTAACTACCAACGCAAAAACGATATGGATGAGCCACCCTCGGGGGACTTtggaggggaagaagagaaaagccgaaagagaaaaaacaaggatCCCAAATATGCCGAGATGGAGGAGCGCTTCTATCGATACGGGATCAAGCCTGAGTGGATGATGATCCACAGGATCCTTAATCATAG TGTGGATAAGAAGGGGAATGTCCACTATTTGATTAAATGGAGAGACCTACCCTATGACCAGGCATCTTGGGAAAGTGAAGATGTGGATATCCAAGATTATGACCTCTACAAGCAAGCCTACTGGAATCACAG GGAGCTGATGAGAGGTGAAGAGGGCAGGCCTGGTAAGAAATTAAAGAAAGTTAAGATGCGGAAACTGGAAAGGCCCCCTGAGACTCCCACAGTGGAT CCAACAGTGAAATATGACCGGCAACCGGAGTACCTCGATGTAACAGGGGGAACCTTGCATCCCTACCAACTGGAAGGACTGAACTGGCTGCGCTTCTCCTGGGCTCAGGGCACAGATACAATCTTGGCTGATGAAATGGGTCTGGGAAAGACTGTACAGACAGCTGTGTTCCTATACTCCTTATACAAAGAG GGCCACTCAAAGGGTCCGTTCTTGGTGAGTGCCCCACTGTCCACAATCATCAACTGGGAACGAGAATTTGAGATGTGGGCCCCTGATATGTATGTAGTGACCTACGTTGGGGACAAAGACAGCCGGGCCATCATCCGTGAGAATGAGTTCACTTTTGAGGATAATGCCATACGTGGAGGCAAAAAAGCATCCAGAATGAAG AAGGAGGCTGCTGTGAAGTTCCACGTGCTGCTCACCTCCTACGAACTGATCACAATCGATATGGCCATACTGGGCTCTATTGACTGGGCCTGTCTCATTGTGGATGAAGCTCACAGGCTGAAGAACAATCAGTCTAAG TTCTTCCGTGTGCTGAACGGTTACTCCCTCCAGCATAAGCTGCTGCTTACAGGAACTCCCCTGCAGAACAACCTGGAAGAACTGTTCCACCTGCTGAATTTCTTGACACCGGAGAGATTCCA TAACTTGGAGGGCTTCCTAGAAGAGTTTGCAGATATTGCCAAGGAAGATCAGATCAAGAAGCTGCATGACATGCTGGGCCCACACATGCTGAGGCGTCTCAAAGCTGATGTTTTCAAGAATATGCCATCTAAGACTGAACTCATTGTCAGAGTGGAGTTGAGCCCCATGCAGAA gaaatacTATAAATATATTTTGACAAGAAACTTTGAGGCACTGAATGCACGGGGTGGTGGCAACCAAGTCTCCTTGCTCAATGTTGTTATGGATTTGAAGAAGTGCTGTAACCACCCCTACCTCTTTCCTGTGGCTGCTATG GAAGCTCCGAAAATGCCGAATGGCATGTATGATGGTAGTGCTCTTATTCGGGCCTCTGGAAAGCTGTTGTTGCTGCAGAAGATGTTAAAGAACCTTAAGGAAGGAGGTCACAGGGTGCTCATATTCTCTCAG ATGACTAAAATGTTGGACCTTCTAGAAGACTTTTTGGAACATGAAGGGTACAAATATGAGCGGATCGATGGAGGAATCACAGGGAACATGCGTCAGGAGGCTATTGATCGCTTCAATG CTCCTGGTGCTCAGCAGTTCTGCTTTCTGCTTTCAACGCGAGCTGGGGGTCTTGGTATTAACTTGGCCACAGCAGATACTGTGATAATTTATGATTCAGACTGGAACCCCCACAATGATATCCAG GCCTTCAGTCGTGCACACAGAATTGGACAGAACAAGAAAGTGATGATATACCGCTTTGTGACAAGGGCCTCAGTGGAGGAGCGTATcactcaggtggccaagaagaaaATGATGCTAACTCATCTGGTAGTGAGACCAGGGTTGGGCTCCAAGACAGGCTCCATGTCCAAACAGGAACTTGATGACATTCTCAAGTTTGGCACTGAAGAGCTCTTCAAGGATGAGGCTACTGAGGGGG GGGATAACAAAGAAGGTGAGGACAGCAGTGTTATCCACTATGATGACAAAGCCATTGAGCGTCTTTTGGATCGGAACCAGGATGAAACAGAAGATACAGAACTTCAGGGCATGAATGAGTATCTCAGCTCTTTCAAGGTAGCCCAGTATGTGGTTCGTGAAGAGGAGATGGGG gaggaagaggaggttgAACGGGAGATCATTAAGCAAGAGGAATCGGTGGATCCTGATTACTGGGAGAAACTGCTGCGTCACCATTATGAACAGCAACAGGAGGATCTGGCCAGGAATCTGGGCAAGGGCAAACGTATTCGCAAGCAAGTTAACTACAATGATGGCTCACAGGAGGATAGAG actgGCAGGATGACCAGTCAGATAATCAGTCAGACTATTCAGTTGCTTCTGAAGAAGGAGACGAGGACTTTGATGAAAGGTCTGAAG CAGCTCGTCGGCCTAGCCGCAAAGGCCTGAGAAATGATAAGGATAAGCCTCTGCCTCCTTTACTTGCCCGTGTGGGAGGGAACATTGAG GTTTTGGGTTTCAATGCCCGCCAGCGGAAAGCCTTCCTCAATGCTATCATGCGCTATGGAATGCCACCTCAGGATGCCTTCACCACTCAGTGGCTTGTTCGGGACCTCCGTGGCAAGTCAGAGAAAGAGTTCAA GGCCTATGTCTCACTGTTCATGCGCCATTTATGTGAACCTGGAGCTGATGGTGCAGAAACCTTTGCAGATGGGGTCCCACGGGAAGGTCTTTCTCGACAGCATGTCCTGACTCGCATTGGGGTCATGTCACTTATACGCAAAAAG GTGCAGGAATTTGAGCATGTGAATGGCCGTTGGAGTATGCCAGAACTGGCAGAGATAGAGGAGAACAAGAAACTCTCGCAGCCAAGCTCACCCTCTCCCAAAACTCCAACTCCTTCGACACCGGGGGATACGCAGCCAAATACGCCTGCCCCTGTGCCTCCACCTG AAGAAGGAGTAAAAGTAGAAGAAGGAGCCAGTGCTAAAGAGCAAGGAGAGCCATCTGAACCAGAGAAGGAGCTCAGTGCTGCTGCTACTGAAACAGAAGTCGCTATGGAG CAGTGTGCCCAGCCTGTGGAGACACCGCCACAGGAAGCAAAATCCCCAGTGAACCCCacagaagcagatgaaaaaaaagtAGAGGAACCAGAGGTGAAGGAAAGACCAGATGAGCCAATGGAAGTAGAAAGCAAAG CTGACGTGGAGAAAGTAGAAGACAGGGCACCTATTGAGAATCCCCCTGAACCTCCTATAATCACTCTGGATGAGAAAG ATGAGAAAAAGGAGGATGATAAGAGAGATGTGGTGATGCTGCAGAATGGAGAGATGCTGAAAGAGTCAGTGGATGAAAGGCACAAGAAGGCAGTAAAGCAGCGCTTCATGTTCAACATAGCAGATGGTGGCTTCACTG AACTACACTCCCTGTGGCAGAATGAAGAGCGGGCTGCAACTGTCACAAAGAAGACCTATGAGATCTGGCATCGGCGTCATGACTACTGGCTCCTTGCTGGGATTATCAA TCATGGCTATGCCCGTTGGCAGGATATTCAGAATGATCCACGTTACGCCATCCTCAATGAGCCCTTCAAGGGTGAGATGAACAGGGGTAACTTCCTGGAAATAAAGAATAAGTTCTTGGCAAGGAGATTTAAG CTCCTGGAGCAAGCACTGGTGATTGAGGAGCAGTTGCGGCGAGCTGCTTATCTGAACATGTCAGAAGACCCATCTCACCCATCTATGGCTCTGAACACGCGTTTTGCAGAGGTGGAATGCCTGGCTGAGAGCCACCAGCACCTATCCAAGGAGTCAATGGCCGGGAATAAACCAGCCAATGCTGTGCTGCACAAAG TTCtgaagcagctggaggagcttttGAGTGACATGAAGGCAGATGTGACTCGTCTGCCTGCCACCATTGCCCGCATCCCCCCCGTGGCCGTGCGTCTCCAGATGTCTGAGCGCAACATCCTCAGCCGGCTGGCCAACCGCAGCAGTGagccccccccaccaccccctccccaacAA GTGgcccagcagcagtga
- the CHD4 gene encoding chromodomain-helicase-DNA-binding protein 4 isoform X1, with translation MASGIGSPSPCSAGSDDDEMEILLNNTIPQHPEPEEEPEEELLSEAETPKIKKKKKPKKLKEPKVPKLSKRQKKELGDSSGEGNEFVEEEEEVLRSDSEGSDYTPGKKKKKKLGPKKEKKNKAKRKEEEEEEEEDDDSKEPKSSAQLLEDWGMEDIDHIFTEEDYRTLTNYKAFSQFVRPLIAAKNPKIAVSKMMMVLGAKWREFSTNNPFKGSSGASVAAAAAAAVAVVESMVTNVDAVLPQPPVDVPLRKAKTKEGKGPNARRKPKASPRIPDIKKPKTKKVAPLKIKLGGFGSKRKRSSSEDDDLDVESDFDDASINSYSVSDGSTSRSSRSRKKLKAGKKKKKGEEDSTVAVDGYETDHQDYCEVCQQGGEIILCDTCPRAYHMVCLDPDMEKAPEGKWSCPHCEKEGIQWEAKEDNSEGEEILEDVVGDAEEEDDHHMEFCRVCKDGGELLCCDACPSSYHIHCLNPPLPEIPNGEWLCPRCTCPALKGKVQKILIWKWGQPPVGPPPPRPPDADPNAPPPKPLEGRPERQFFVKWQGMSYWHCSWVSELQLELHCQVMFRNYQRKNDMDEPPSGDFGGEEEKSRKRKNKDPKYAEMEERFYRYGIKPEWMMIHRILNHSVDKKGNVHYLIKWRDLPYDQASWESEDVDIQDYDLYKQAYWNHRELMRGEEGRPGKKLKKVKMRKLERPPETPTVDPTVKYDRQPEYLDVTGGTLHPYQLEGLNWLRFSWAQGTDTILADEMGLGKTVQTAVFLYSLYKEGHSKGPFLVSAPLSTIINWEREFEMWAPDMYVVTYVGDKDSRAIIRENEFTFEDNAIRGGKKASRMKKEAAVKFHVLLTSYELITIDMAILGSIDWACLIVDEAHRLKNNQSKFFRVLNGYSLQHKLLLTGTPLQNNLEELFHLLNFLTPERFHNLEGFLEEFADIAKEDQIKKLHDMLGPHMLRRLKADVFKNMPSKTELIVRVELSPMQKKYYKYILTRNFEALNARGGGNQVSLLNVVMDLKKCCNHPYLFPVAAMEAPKMPNGMYDGSALIRASGKLLLLQKMLKNLKEGGHRVLIFSQMTKMLDLLEDFLEHEGYKYERIDGGITGNMRQEAIDRFNAPGAQQFCFLLSTRAGGLGINLATADTVIIYDSDWNPHNDIQAFSRAHRIGQNKKVMIYRFVTRASVEERITQVAKKKMMLTHLVVRPGLGSKTGSMSKQELDDILKFGTEELFKDEATEGGDNKEGEDSSVIHYDDKAIERLLDRNQDETEDTELQGMNEYLSSFKVAQYVVREEEMGEEEEVEREIIKQEESVDPDYWEKLLRHHYEQQQEDLARNLGKGKRIRKQVNYNDGSQEDRGSRAVFLSDWQDDQSDNQSDYSVASEEGDEDFDERSEAAFLSSAARRPSRKGLRNDKDKPLPPLLARVGGNIEVLGFNARQRKAFLNAIMRYGMPPQDAFTTQWLVRDLRGKSEKEFKAYVSLFMRHLCEPGADGAETFADGVPREGLSRQHVLTRIGVMSLIRKKVQEFEHVNGRWSMPELAEIEENKKLSQPSSPSPKTPTPSTPGDTQPNTPAPVPPPEEGVKVEEGASAKEQGEPSEPEKELSAAATETEVAMEQCAQPVETPPQEAKSPVNPTEADEKKVEEPEVKERPDEPMEVESKADVEKVEDRAPIENPPEPPIITLDEKDEKKEDDKRDVVMLQNGEMLKESVDERHKKAVKQRFMFNIADGGFTELHSLWQNEERAATVTKKTYEIWHRRHDYWLLAGIINHGYARWQDIQNDPRYAILNEPFKGEMNRGNFLEIKNKFLARRFKLLEQALVIEEQLRRAAYLNMSEDPSHPSMALNTRFAEVECLAESHQHLSKESMAGNKPANAVLHKVLKQLEELLSDMKADVTRLPATIARIPPVAVRLQMSERNILSRLANRSSEPPPPPPPQQVAQQQ, from the exons CCAAGAACCCTAAAATAGCAGTGTCGAAGATGATGATGGTGCTGGGAGCTAAATGGAGGGAGTTTAGCACAAACAACCCCTTCAAGGGAAGTTCAGGTGCATCTGTGGCAGCTGCTGCCGCTGCGGCTGTTGCAGTAGTGGAGAGTATGGTGACAAATGTGGATGCTGTCCTGCCACAGCCCCCTGTAGATGTGCCGCTCAGGAAAGCCAAGACAAAGGAGGGCAAAG GACCCAATGCCCGGCGGAAGCCAAAGGCCAGTCCTCGTATTCCTGATATCAAGAAACCTAAAACAAAGAAGGTAGCACCTTTGAAAATCAAACTGGGAGGATTTGGTTCCAAGCGTAAAAGATCATCA AGTGAAGACGATGATCTGGATGTGGAGTCAGACTTTGATGATGCCAGCATCAACAGCTACTCTGTTTCAGATGGATCTACAAGCCGTAGTAGCCGCAGTCGCAAAAAACTCaaagctgggaaaaagaaaaagaaag GTGAGGAGGATTCCACAGTGGCTGTGGATGGCTATGAGACTGATCACCAGGACTACTGTGAGGTgtgccagcagggaggagaaatTATACTGTGTGATACCTGCCCTCGTGCCTACCACATGGTTTGCCTGGACCCAGACATGGAGAAAGCCCCAGAGGGCAAATGGAGTTGCCCGCACTGT GAAAAAGAGGGCATCCAGTGGGAGGCAAAGGAGGATAACTCTGAAGGGGAGGAAATCCTGGAGGATGTTGTGGGAGATGCCGAGGAGGAGGATGACCACCATATGGAGTTCTGTAGAGTCTGCAAGGATGGAGGAGAGTTGCTGTGCTGTGATGCTTGTCCTTCGTCCTATCACATCCACTGTCTGAATCCGCCATTGCCAGAGATTCCCAACGGAGAGTGGCTGTGTCCTCGCTGCACT TGCCCAGCTTTGAAAGGAAAAGTGCAGAAGATCTTGATCTGGAAATGGGGTCAGCCCCCAGTTGGCCCCCCTCCACCACGTCCACCTGATGCAGACCCTAATGCACCTCCCCCTAAGCCTCTAGAGGGTCGGCCTGAAAGGCAGTTCTTTGTTAAATGGCAGGGCATGTCCTACTGGCACTGCTCTTGGGTGTCAGAGTTGCAG CTGGAGCTGCACTGCCAGGTCATGTTTCGTAACTACCAACGCAAAAACGATATGGATGAGCCACCCTCGGGGGACTTtggaggggaagaagagaaaagccgaaagagaaaaaacaaggatCCCAAATATGCCGAGATGGAGGAGCGCTTCTATCGATACGGGATCAAGCCTGAGTGGATGATGATCCACAGGATCCTTAATCATAG TGTGGATAAGAAGGGGAATGTCCACTATTTGATTAAATGGAGAGACCTACCCTATGACCAGGCATCTTGGGAAAGTGAAGATGTGGATATCCAAGATTATGACCTCTACAAGCAAGCCTACTGGAATCACAG GGAGCTGATGAGAGGTGAAGAGGGCAGGCCTGGTAAGAAATTAAAGAAAGTTAAGATGCGGAAACTGGAAAGGCCCCCTGAGACTCCCACAGTGGAT CCAACAGTGAAATATGACCGGCAACCGGAGTACCTCGATGTAACAGGGGGAACCTTGCATCCCTACCAACTGGAAGGACTGAACTGGCTGCGCTTCTCCTGGGCTCAGGGCACAGATACAATCTTGGCTGATGAAATGGGTCTGGGAAAGACTGTACAGACAGCTGTGTTCCTATACTCCTTATACAAAGAG GGCCACTCAAAGGGTCCGTTCTTGGTGAGTGCCCCACTGTCCACAATCATCAACTGGGAACGAGAATTTGAGATGTGGGCCCCTGATATGTATGTAGTGACCTACGTTGGGGACAAAGACAGCCGGGCCATCATCCGTGAGAATGAGTTCACTTTTGAGGATAATGCCATACGTGGAGGCAAAAAAGCATCCAGAATGAAG AAGGAGGCTGCTGTGAAGTTCCACGTGCTGCTCACCTCCTACGAACTGATCACAATCGATATGGCCATACTGGGCTCTATTGACTGGGCCTGTCTCATTGTGGATGAAGCTCACAGGCTGAAGAACAATCAGTCTAAG TTCTTCCGTGTGCTGAACGGTTACTCCCTCCAGCATAAGCTGCTGCTTACAGGAACTCCCCTGCAGAACAACCTGGAAGAACTGTTCCACCTGCTGAATTTCTTGACACCGGAGAGATTCCA TAACTTGGAGGGCTTCCTAGAAGAGTTTGCAGATATTGCCAAGGAAGATCAGATCAAGAAGCTGCATGACATGCTGGGCCCACACATGCTGAGGCGTCTCAAAGCTGATGTTTTCAAGAATATGCCATCTAAGACTGAACTCATTGTCAGAGTGGAGTTGAGCCCCATGCAGAA gaaatacTATAAATATATTTTGACAAGAAACTTTGAGGCACTGAATGCACGGGGTGGTGGCAACCAAGTCTCCTTGCTCAATGTTGTTATGGATTTGAAGAAGTGCTGTAACCACCCCTACCTCTTTCCTGTGGCTGCTATG GAAGCTCCGAAAATGCCGAATGGCATGTATGATGGTAGTGCTCTTATTCGGGCCTCTGGAAAGCTGTTGTTGCTGCAGAAGATGTTAAAGAACCTTAAGGAAGGAGGTCACAGGGTGCTCATATTCTCTCAG ATGACTAAAATGTTGGACCTTCTAGAAGACTTTTTGGAACATGAAGGGTACAAATATGAGCGGATCGATGGAGGAATCACAGGGAACATGCGTCAGGAGGCTATTGATCGCTTCAATG CTCCTGGTGCTCAGCAGTTCTGCTTTCTGCTTTCAACGCGAGCTGGGGGTCTTGGTATTAACTTGGCCACAGCAGATACTGTGATAATTTATGATTCAGACTGGAACCCCCACAATGATATCCAG GCCTTCAGTCGTGCACACAGAATTGGACAGAACAAGAAAGTGATGATATACCGCTTTGTGACAAGGGCCTCAGTGGAGGAGCGTATcactcaggtggccaagaagaaaATGATGCTAACTCATCTGGTAGTGAGACCAGGGTTGGGCTCCAAGACAGGCTCCATGTCCAAACAGGAACTTGATGACATTCTCAAGTTTGGCACTGAAGAGCTCTTCAAGGATGAGGCTACTGAGGGGG GGGATAACAAAGAAGGTGAGGACAGCAGTGTTATCCACTATGATGACAAAGCCATTGAGCGTCTTTTGGATCGGAACCAGGATGAAACAGAAGATACAGAACTTCAGGGCATGAATGAGTATCTCAGCTCTTTCAAGGTAGCCCAGTATGTGGTTCGTGAAGAGGAGATGGGG gaggaagaggaggttgAACGGGAGATCATTAAGCAAGAGGAATCGGTGGATCCTGATTACTGGGAGAAACTGCTGCGTCACCATTATGAACAGCAACAGGAGGATCTGGCCAGGAATCTGGGCAAGGGCAAACGTATTCGCAAGCAAGTTAACTACAATGATGGCTCACAGGAGGATAGAG GCTCAcgtgctgtttttctttcagactgGCAGGATGACCAGTCAGATAATCAGTCAGACTATTCAGTTGCTTCTGAAGAAGGAGACGAGGACTTTGATGAAAGGTCTGAAG CTGCATTTCTCTCTTCAGCAGCTCGTCGGCCTAGCCGCAAAGGCCTGAGAAATGATAAGGATAAGCCTCTGCCTCCTTTACTTGCCCGTGTGGGAGGGAACATTGAG GTTTTGGGTTTCAATGCCCGCCAGCGGAAAGCCTTCCTCAATGCTATCATGCGCTATGGAATGCCACCTCAGGATGCCTTCACCACTCAGTGGCTTGTTCGGGACCTCCGTGGCAAGTCAGAGAAAGAGTTCAA GGCCTATGTCTCACTGTTCATGCGCCATTTATGTGAACCTGGAGCTGATGGTGCAGAAACCTTTGCAGATGGGGTCCCACGGGAAGGTCTTTCTCGACAGCATGTCCTGACTCGCATTGGGGTCATGTCACTTATACGCAAAAAG GTGCAGGAATTTGAGCATGTGAATGGCCGTTGGAGTATGCCAGAACTGGCAGAGATAGAGGAGAACAAGAAACTCTCGCAGCCAAGCTCACCCTCTCCCAAAACTCCAACTCCTTCGACACCGGGGGATACGCAGCCAAATACGCCTGCCCCTGTGCCTCCACCTG AAGAAGGAGTAAAAGTAGAAGAAGGAGCCAGTGCTAAAGAGCAAGGAGAGCCATCTGAACCAGAGAAGGAGCTCAGTGCTGCTGCTACTGAAACAGAAGTCGCTATGGAG CAGTGTGCCCAGCCTGTGGAGACACCGCCACAGGAAGCAAAATCCCCAGTGAACCCCacagaagcagatgaaaaaaaagtAGAGGAACCAGAGGTGAAGGAAAGACCAGATGAGCCAATGGAAGTAGAAAGCAAAG CTGACGTGGAGAAAGTAGAAGACAGGGCACCTATTGAGAATCCCCCTGAACCTCCTATAATCACTCTGGATGAGAAAG ATGAGAAAAAGGAGGATGATAAGAGAGATGTGGTGATGCTGCAGAATGGAGAGATGCTGAAAGAGTCAGTGGATGAAAGGCACAAGAAGGCAGTAAAGCAGCGCTTCATGTTCAACATAGCAGATGGTGGCTTCACTG AACTACACTCCCTGTGGCAGAATGAAGAGCGGGCTGCAACTGTCACAAAGAAGACCTATGAGATCTGGCATCGGCGTCATGACTACTGGCTCCTTGCTGGGATTATCAA TCATGGCTATGCCCGTTGGCAGGATATTCAGAATGATCCACGTTACGCCATCCTCAATGAGCCCTTCAAGGGTGAGATGAACAGGGGTAACTTCCTGGAAATAAAGAATAAGTTCTTGGCAAGGAGATTTAAG CTCCTGGAGCAAGCACTGGTGATTGAGGAGCAGTTGCGGCGAGCTGCTTATCTGAACATGTCAGAAGACCCATCTCACCCATCTATGGCTCTGAACACGCGTTTTGCAGAGGTGGAATGCCTGGCTGAGAGCCACCAGCACCTATCCAAGGAGTCAATGGCCGGGAATAAACCAGCCAATGCTGTGCTGCACAAAG TTCtgaagcagctggaggagcttttGAGTGACATGAAGGCAGATGTGACTCGTCTGCCTGCCACCATTGCCCGCATCCCCCCCGTGGCCGTGCGTCTCCAGATGTCTGAGCGCAACATCCTCAGCCGGCTGGCCAACCGCAGCAGTGagccccccccaccaccccctccccaacAA GTGgcccagcagcagtga